The following proteins are co-located in the Phyllostomus discolor isolate MPI-MPIP mPhyDis1 chromosome 1, mPhyDis1.pri.v3, whole genome shotgun sequence genome:
- the PCK2 gene encoding phosphoenolpyruvate carboxykinase [GTP], mitochondrial isoform X2: MAAVYRSGLRLSWHGLSPCGWSSQRSIQTLRVFSGDLGRMPAGVRDFVERSARLCQPEGIHICDGTEAENTATLTLLQQQGLIRKLPKYNNCWLARTDPKDVARVESKTVIVTPSQRDTVPLPAGGARGQLGNWMSPAEFQQAVDERFPGCMQGRTMYVLPFSMGPVGSPLSRIGVQLTDSPYVVASMRIMTRLGTPVLQALGDGDFVKCLHSVGQPLTGPGEPVSQWPCNPEKTLIGHVPDQREIVSFGSGYGGNSLLGKKCFALRIASRLARDEGWLAEHMLILGITSPAGKKHYVAAAFPSACGKTNLAMMRPALPGWKVECVGDDIAWMRFDSDGRLRAINPENGFFGVAPGTSATTNPNAMATIQSNTLFTNVAETSDGGVYWEGIDQPLPPGVTVTSWLGKAWKPGDKEPCAHPNSRFCAPARQCPIMDPAWEAPEGVPIDAIIFGGRRPKGVPLVYEAFNWRHGVFVGSAMRSESTAAAEHKGKVIMHDPFAMRPFFGYNFGRYLEHWLSMEGRKGVRLPRIFHVNWFRRDEAGRFLWPGFGENSRVLDWICRRLEGEDSARETPIGLVPKEGALNLSGLGAIDTTQLFSIPKDFWEQEVRDIRGYLTEQVNQDLPKEVLTELEALEGRVRRM; the protein is encoded by the exons ATGGCTGCTGTGTATCGCTCCGGCCTGCG GCTTAGCTGGCATGGGCTGAGCCCCTGTGGCTGGTCCTCACAGCGCAGCATCCAGACCCTGCGAGTATTCAGTGGAGACCTGGGCCGGATGCCTGCTGGGGTTCGAGACTTTGTGGAGCGCAGTGCCCGCCTGTGCCAACCAGAAGGCATCCACATCTGCGATGGGACTGAGGCCGAGAACACTGCCACACTGACCCTGCTGCAGCAGCAGGGACTCATCCGAAAGCTCCCTAAGTACAATAACTG CTGGCTGGCCCGCACAGACCCCAAGGATGTGGCACGAGTAGAGAGCAAGACGGTGATTGTAACTCCTTCTCAACGAGACACAGTGCCCCTCCCGGCCGGTGGGGCCCGGGGGCAGCTGGGCAACTGGATGTCTCCAGCTGAGTTCCAGCAAGCTGTGGATGAGAGGTTTCCAGGCTGCATGCAGG GCCGAACCATGTATGTGCTTCCATTCAGCATGGGTCCTGTGGGGTCCCCACTGTCCCGCATCGGAGTGCAGCTCACTGACTCGCCCTACGTGGTGGCAAGCATGCGTATTATGACCCGGCTGGGGACACCTGTGCTTCAGGCCCTGGGAGATGGTGACTTTGTCAAGTGTCTGCACTCCGTGGGCCAGCCCCTGACTGGGCCAG GGGAGCCGGTGAGCCAGTGGCCATGCAACCCAGAGAAAACCCTGATTGGCCATGTGCCCGACCAACGGGAAATCGTCTCCTTCGGCAGCGGCTATGGTGGCAACTCCCTGCTGGGCAAGAAGTGCTTTGCCCTTCGCATCGCCTCTCGGCTGGCCAGGGATGAGGGCTGGCTAGCAGAGCACATGCTG ATCCTGGGTATCACCAGCCCTGCAGGGAAGAAGCACTATGTGGCAGCCGCCTTCCCCAGTGCCTGTGGGAAGACAAACTTGGCCATGATGAGGCCAGCACTGCCAGGCTGGAAAGTGGAGTGTGTAGGGGATGACATCGCCTGGATGAGGTTTGACAGTGATG GTCGACTCCGGGCCATCAACCCTGAGAATGGCTTCTTCGGGGTGGCCCCCGGTACCTCTGCTACCACCAATCCCAATGCCATGGCCACAATCCAGAGTAATACTCTTTTCACCAATGTGGCTGAGACCAGCGACGGTGGCGTGTACTGGGAGGGCATCGACCAGCCTCTTCCACCTGGTGTCACTGTCACCTCCTGGCTGGGCAAGGCCTGGAAACCTG GTGACAAGGAGCCCTGTGCACATCCCAACTCTCGCTTTTGTGCCCCGGCTCGCCAGTGCCCCATCATGGACCCAGCCTGGGAGGCCCCTGAGGGTGTCCCTATTGATGCCATCATCTTTGGAGGCCGAAGACCCAAAG GAGTGCCCCTGGTATATGAGGCCTTCAATTGGCGCCACGGAGTGTTTGTGGGCAGCGCCATGCGCTCTGAGTCCACTGCTGCAGCTGAACACAAAG ggaaggTGATCATGCACGACCCATTTGCCATGCGGCCCTTTTTTGGCTACAACTTTGGGCGATACCTAGAACACTGGCTGAGCATGGAGGGGCGCAAGGGGGTCCGACTGCCCCGCATCTTCCATGTCAACTGGTTCCGACGTGATGAGGCGGGCCGCTTCCTGTGGCCAGGCTTTGGAGAGAATTCTCGAGTGCTAGACTGGATCTGCCGGCGGCTAGAGGGAGAGGACAGCGCCCGAGAGACGCCCATCGGGCTAGTGCCAAAGGAAGGTGCCTTGAATCTCAGCGGTCTGGGAGCCATAGATACCACCCAGCTCTTCTCCATCCCTAAGGACTTTTGGGAACAGGAAGTTCGTGACATTAGGGGCTACCTGACAGAGCAGGTCAACCAGGATCTGCCCAAGGAGGTGCTGACTGAGCTGGAGGCCCTCGAGGGACGTGTTCGTAGAATGTAA
- the PCK2 gene encoding phosphoenolpyruvate carboxykinase [GTP], mitochondrial isoform X1: protein MAAVYRSGLRLSWHGLSPCGWSSQRSIQTLRVFSGDLGRMPAGVRDFVERSARLCQPEGIHICDGTEAENTATLTLLQQQGLIRKLPKYNNCWLARTDPKDVARVESKTVIVTPSQRDTVPLPAGGARGQLGNWMSPAEFQQAVDERFPGCMQGNQGRDTETGTLVALTGDISFSFIQVTFSSTGRTMYVLPFSMGPVGSPLSRIGVQLTDSPYVVASMRIMTRLGTPVLQALGDGDFVKCLHSVGQPLTGPGEPVSQWPCNPEKTLIGHVPDQREIVSFGSGYGGNSLLGKKCFALRIASRLARDEGWLAEHMLILGITSPAGKKHYVAAAFPSACGKTNLAMMRPALPGWKVECVGDDIAWMRFDSDGRLRAINPENGFFGVAPGTSATTNPNAMATIQSNTLFTNVAETSDGGVYWEGIDQPLPPGVTVTSWLGKAWKPGDKEPCAHPNSRFCAPARQCPIMDPAWEAPEGVPIDAIIFGGRRPKGVPLVYEAFNWRHGVFVGSAMRSESTAAAEHKGKVIMHDPFAMRPFFGYNFGRYLEHWLSMEGRKGVRLPRIFHVNWFRRDEAGRFLWPGFGENSRVLDWICRRLEGEDSARETPIGLVPKEGALNLSGLGAIDTTQLFSIPKDFWEQEVRDIRGYLTEQVNQDLPKEVLTELEALEGRVRRM from the exons ATGGCTGCTGTGTATCGCTCCGGCCTGCG GCTTAGCTGGCATGGGCTGAGCCCCTGTGGCTGGTCCTCACAGCGCAGCATCCAGACCCTGCGAGTATTCAGTGGAGACCTGGGCCGGATGCCTGCTGGGGTTCGAGACTTTGTGGAGCGCAGTGCCCGCCTGTGCCAACCAGAAGGCATCCACATCTGCGATGGGACTGAGGCCGAGAACACTGCCACACTGACCCTGCTGCAGCAGCAGGGACTCATCCGAAAGCTCCCTAAGTACAATAACTG CTGGCTGGCCCGCACAGACCCCAAGGATGTGGCACGAGTAGAGAGCAAGACGGTGATTGTAACTCCTTCTCAACGAGACACAGTGCCCCTCCCGGCCGGTGGGGCCCGGGGGCAGCTGGGCAACTGGATGTCTCCAGCTGAGTTCCAGCAAGCTGTGGATGAGAGGTTTCCAGGCTGCATGCAGGGTAATCAGGGCAGggacacagagacagggacaCTGGTGGCATTAACAGGTGACATTTCCTTCAGCTTCATCCAGGTGACATTTTCCTCCACAGGCCGAACCATGTATGTGCTTCCATTCAGCATGGGTCCTGTGGGGTCCCCACTGTCCCGCATCGGAGTGCAGCTCACTGACTCGCCCTACGTGGTGGCAAGCATGCGTATTATGACCCGGCTGGGGACACCTGTGCTTCAGGCCCTGGGAGATGGTGACTTTGTCAAGTGTCTGCACTCCGTGGGCCAGCCCCTGACTGGGCCAG GGGAGCCGGTGAGCCAGTGGCCATGCAACCCAGAGAAAACCCTGATTGGCCATGTGCCCGACCAACGGGAAATCGTCTCCTTCGGCAGCGGCTATGGTGGCAACTCCCTGCTGGGCAAGAAGTGCTTTGCCCTTCGCATCGCCTCTCGGCTGGCCAGGGATGAGGGCTGGCTAGCAGAGCACATGCTG ATCCTGGGTATCACCAGCCCTGCAGGGAAGAAGCACTATGTGGCAGCCGCCTTCCCCAGTGCCTGTGGGAAGACAAACTTGGCCATGATGAGGCCAGCACTGCCAGGCTGGAAAGTGGAGTGTGTAGGGGATGACATCGCCTGGATGAGGTTTGACAGTGATG GTCGACTCCGGGCCATCAACCCTGAGAATGGCTTCTTCGGGGTGGCCCCCGGTACCTCTGCTACCACCAATCCCAATGCCATGGCCACAATCCAGAGTAATACTCTTTTCACCAATGTGGCTGAGACCAGCGACGGTGGCGTGTACTGGGAGGGCATCGACCAGCCTCTTCCACCTGGTGTCACTGTCACCTCCTGGCTGGGCAAGGCCTGGAAACCTG GTGACAAGGAGCCCTGTGCACATCCCAACTCTCGCTTTTGTGCCCCGGCTCGCCAGTGCCCCATCATGGACCCAGCCTGGGAGGCCCCTGAGGGTGTCCCTATTGATGCCATCATCTTTGGAGGCCGAAGACCCAAAG GAGTGCCCCTGGTATATGAGGCCTTCAATTGGCGCCACGGAGTGTTTGTGGGCAGCGCCATGCGCTCTGAGTCCACTGCTGCAGCTGAACACAAAG ggaaggTGATCATGCACGACCCATTTGCCATGCGGCCCTTTTTTGGCTACAACTTTGGGCGATACCTAGAACACTGGCTGAGCATGGAGGGGCGCAAGGGGGTCCGACTGCCCCGCATCTTCCATGTCAACTGGTTCCGACGTGATGAGGCGGGCCGCTTCCTGTGGCCAGGCTTTGGAGAGAATTCTCGAGTGCTAGACTGGATCTGCCGGCGGCTAGAGGGAGAGGACAGCGCCCGAGAGACGCCCATCGGGCTAGTGCCAAAGGAAGGTGCCTTGAATCTCAGCGGTCTGGGAGCCATAGATACCACCCAGCTCTTCTCCATCCCTAAGGACTTTTGGGAACAGGAAGTTCGTGACATTAGGGGCTACCTGACAGAGCAGGTCAACCAGGATCTGCCCAAGGAGGTGCTGACTGAGCTGGAGGCCCTCGAGGGACGTGTTCGTAGAATGTAA